TGCCATCCTAATCCTTCACAGACTCCAAAAACTTGTTATTCTAACTCACTTGTTCTAGTTAGAAAACAGATTTTCCTGGTTTCTCAATCGAAGAGAAAAACCAAAACAGTTCTAAATGCAACTACAAgtcaattcaaaaactcaaaataaataaacatcgTTTGGACGAACTCATACTCACTTTGAATTTCAATTGGGAAAATCAAGTAAAGAGGCCACACAAATATCACTTCAACATTTAATTTGCATCCCATCTCTAACCGACCAAACGACTGCCCATTCTTGTTATTCCTCGTGTAGCACCACATCGTTAAGTTGTGATCACCATGAATCTGAATTACGATCAGTACAAAACCAACCAGCATAAATCAAAACAGACCAGGCTCCTGTACCGGGGGATAACTGCCAGTTCGAAATTAAACTAAGGAACTTAAAATCaaagaaatacaaaattaaaaatttgAGGTCTACATCTCAAAATCAAAACTTTACATCGTCTTCTCTTTCTCTCGGTTAATAGCGATACTGGTATTTAAGGGCATGATGGTCGGTTATAACCACACTTCTCTAATTGTTTGGGCAGATTACCCAAACTTGGATATTTTGCTCCGTCTTTTTGATCCAGGAACTCAAATCCAAGGCCTGTTCAACTAAAAAACTGTATCGAAAAACCCCTCCACCTACAGCTAGCAGTCACTACAACTCAAACTAAAGAATGAAgttgaaccctaaaaattaactaaAGGAAGTTGAGTGCACATCTGAGGAAAATTACAGATTCTAccataaaaaaagataaaataaaaaattgtcttCTACGATGTTCATATACTTTCAGTTACCAAATCATTAAATATTTGGGTTCCCCTCTGCCATTGGAAATTTTGAAATAATTCGATTCAATTGTTGTTCAAATTAAGCAAACTAAGGgagaattttaaaaaaaaaaaaaaaaacagaaaacaaacaaGGAAAATTCTGAATCTAGTGATAAATACACTAGAGTTCTCACTGGTCACCAGGAAGAGTTCTGATGATATAAAATCATCTAGAAAGAAGTGCCCGGCACAAAATTTTTTTTGCAGATTCCAAAAATTTATTGTTAAATCCGATCCGACCTACCGGATTCGAACCAGTGACCTAAAGATTTCTGCTACAACCACAGTAAGGTCGGCTGTGCTATTTTTCCGAGAAAGAAACACTGAATGAAACCTAGAACCCGAGCCACATATTATTTGTGGAATTAATGAACGGAGGAACGGAGTTTTAGAAAAATTTAAACGGACTGTCGTTATCAGATGAGAAGAATTTTAGCGTAATCGGTTTTTCACTGGTATATGTGCGCACAATTGCGAAGATATGGTCGAAATGTGGTAGTCGACCATCAACCAGTTCTTCTTTCGGTCGGATATAATGATGTGCTCATGTGCTTGTCTTAATCAGATTATGGAACAACTAAAGGAAAATACAactgggaaaaacttatactatAGTAAACAATCAGTCTATATATTTACTGATAATCTACATGAAATTACAACGACCTTGAGAAAATTAACATGTATCAATCTGATTTAACAAGAATGTATGAGAGATTCTGTTGAGGAAGAAGGCTTTGTCGACACCTGAGACAAATTAGTGATGGAACAATTACTGCATGTACATGGACTACCATCTGTCTGCGATATAGAGTTATGACCAGAAGCTGAATCAAAAGCAAGCTTGCACATATGCAGTCGTGGCACATAATTATATATCGGAGAAGGCAACTTTGTTGGAAGATTCACCAACGGGGATTCGTAATTAAGAAGATTCTTCACTTGCCTAATAGAAGGTCTAGTTGTAGGATCAGGATGAGCACACCATAATCCTAAAACCAACAAACGTTCCATTTGTTGGCTGTCGAAATCCATATTTAGTTTTTCGTCGGCCGCTTCAACAATCTTACCATTTACATAGAGCTCCCAAACCCAATTTACCAAGTTTTCCTTGTTTTGTTCAACCGGCTTTCTGCCACAAGCAATCTCCAATGCAACGATCCCGAAACTATAAACATCAGATTCTTTACTAGATTTACTTGTATATAAACATTCCGGTGCTAAGTAACCCAGGGTTCCGGCCAACACAGTTGTTTGAGAACCTAATTGATGATCAACCAGCCGTGCTAAACCGAAGTCACCGAGTTTAGCATTATAATCTGAATCCAACATTACATTACTCGATTTAATATCCCTGTGAAGTACACATTGTTCCCATAATTCGTGTAGATATAGCAACGCAGAAGCTAAACCAAGAGCTATTTTATACCTGACTTGCCAACTTAGAACATTTATCCCTCCACGGAAAAGATGCTTATCAAGGCTCTGGTTAGGCATGAATTCGTATACGAGAAGCAATTCATTTCGCTCATGGCTCCAACCTATGAGTTGAACCAAATTTCTATGCCGTAACTGGCTAATAACCTTTACTTCTGATtgatattctctctttccttgttGCGATCCTTTAGATATCCTCTTAACAGCAATATCCAAGCCTATACCACTTAAGAACCCTCTATAAACGCCTCCAAATCCTCCCTCTCCAAGTTTACCTGCCTCGTGAAAGTTATTAGTCGCATAAACAAGTTCGTTGTATAAGAATCGTTTAGGTCCTGATCCTTTCTCAAATGCATCGTCCATCAACTCGTCAGAATTCGCTGCATCAAGATCTGACTTTCTTGCGAGGCGCCTCTTCCTTCTCCACCAGGtaaaaataacaaaaccaatcaaacaaccaaaaaaGTCCAAACCAATAATAAGACCCACCACCAATTCAGAACTAATGccgctttttgttttcttaaaattggaattaaattccCAGGAGAGGATTTTCGGATAATTAAACACCGTGCCAGTACTAGCCGCCGAAAACCCAACACTGATATTTTCTGGTAAAACACTGCTTATATCAACATTATGGTACAAACTTGCAGAAATCGAACCACTAGAATGATTATAAGTTAGAGTAACATTTAAGTTTTTGGTAGTTGAATTATAACTTACAGATGCATTAGCTATGGCTCCGTTCTTCATACTATTTGTATATAATGACTCATCAGACACAGATATTACTGAGTTATTAATGTCGATACCAACATGATCTGAACTGGGATCCCATGGATCCTCATAAGTGTCGAACTCCACTGCCGAAATTTGGAAGTTTTCCTGGGTAACATTCGAACTCATTAGACCAAGATATCCACCGCCAGAATCCGGAGAAATTTCAGATCCGTAAGGCATTAGGAAGAAAGTGATACCATCAACATGACTAGAGTTAGTATCATTTATGGTGTCTATGACGAAGGAGAAATGTGTGTCAAAATCTGCAACCCTTTTAGTGTTTGCATCCCAAATTTGTATCGGTTTTGAATAGGTTGCACGGCCAAGACTTCCTGTGGTTGCATTTTTAGTGAGTTGAATAGCGTTATCGGCTATAATTGAATCACCTTGGAGATGTATCAATTCTTTATCTTTGTCTGGGGAACTTGGAAAGGTGAAGGAGATTGAATTTGTAGTACGAGGAAGAATCAGTAATATTGTGATGATTGAAAAATGAAGATAAGCATTTGATGATAAGATGTTGTACAGAGCCATCATTCGGGATTCATGAAATGAACCAGTATTAAGTAGTTGAACTAGAAAAAAGTAGAACTTTAACTGCGTTTCCTATATCTAAATACAAGTTTGAGGGTATGAATTGAGAGAGATGAAACAATAATAAAGCTCTTGAGCCTAGCTATTCCACAATTCCATTGGTTATGAATGAACTGTGTTGAGTTTATG
Above is a genomic segment from Papaver somniferum cultivar HN1 chromosome 10, ASM357369v1, whole genome shotgun sequence containing:
- the LOC113315178 gene encoding L-type lectin-domain containing receptor kinase IX.1-like; the encoded protein is MMALYNILSSNAYLHFSIITILLILPRTTNSISFTFPSSPDKDKELIHLQGDSIIADNAIQLTKNATTGSLGRATYSKPIQIWDANTKRVADFDTHFSFVIDTINDTNSSHVDGITFFLMPYGSEISPDSGGGYLGLMSSNVTQENFQISAVEFDTYEDPWDPSSDHVGIDINNSVISVSDESLYTNSMKNGAIANASVSYNSTTKNLNVTLTYNHSSGSISASLYHNVDISSVLPENISVGFSAASTGTVFNYPKILSWEFNSNFKKTKSGISSELVVGLIIGLDFFGCLIGFVIFTWWRRKRRLARKSDLDAANSDELMDDAFEKGSGPKRFLYNELVYATNNFHEAGKLGEGGFGGVYRGFLSGIGLDIAVKRISKGSQQGKREYQSEVKVISQLRHRNLVQLIGWSHERNELLLVYEFMPNQSLDKHLFRGGINVLSWQVRYKIALGLASALLYLHELWEQCVLHRDIKSSNVMLDSDYNAKLGDFGLARLVDHQLGSQTTVLAGTLGYLAPECLYTSKSSKESDVYSFGIVALEIACGRKPVEQNKENLVNWVWELYVNGKIVEAADEKLNMDFDSQQMERLLVLGLWCAHPDPTTRPSIRQVKNLLNYESPLVNLPTKLPSPIYNYVPRLHMCKLAFDSASGHNSISQTDGSPCTCSNCSITNLSQVSTKPSSSTESLIHSC